Proteins encoded together in one uncultured Sphaerochaeta sp. window:
- a CDS encoding PLP-dependent aminotransferase family protein: protein MYKINLQLQSNTPKTLTEQLYQYLKEELIKGTFSRDDKLPSKRRLAENLQCSINTVQAAYNQLVDEGYLQTREKSGYYVADLSGILVLGPDERTPNVDRVKTPSYLYAFSHQGVDHKRFPFSLWRRLSNQIISSRDTELLTISDPKGLFALRSSITHYLQSSRGVHCGAHQIIISSGTEFLMQLLIQLLDEKTVYAIENPGYEKLTLLFKSNRVQYVSLPLDEQGVAPEALYASGADVLSITPSHQFPTGSIMPVTRRLQLLQWANEKSGRYILEDDYDSEFRYSGKPIPSLQGLDGQGKVIYLGAFSKSLSPALRISYMVLPEALMERYEAYLSFYYCPVPIIEQKILHAFLEKGHFERHLNRMRNLYRQKREILVSCINSLLPYVEIAGDSAGLHLLLYVHNGMDENTLVKRAGNHHVKIYGITRYYSEPPLQIKQTTLLMGFATLDLEEIPKAVSLLREAWSD from the coding sequence ATGTACAAGATCAATTTACAGCTACAGAGCAATACTCCTAAAACACTGACAGAACAGCTCTATCAATACCTCAAGGAAGAGCTTATCAAGGGAACCTTCAGCCGAGATGACAAACTCCCTTCCAAGCGTAGGCTTGCAGAAAATCTCCAATGCAGCATCAACACAGTGCAGGCAGCATATAACCAACTTGTTGACGAGGGCTATCTCCAGACAAGGGAGAAGAGTGGCTACTACGTAGCCGACCTCAGTGGCATCCTCGTTCTCGGGCCAGATGAGCGTACGCCTAACGTTGATAGAGTGAAAACTCCTTCCTACCTATATGCCTTCTCCCATCAAGGAGTAGACCATAAGAGGTTCCCCTTCTCACTCTGGAGAAGGTTGAGCAACCAAATCATCAGTTCACGTGATACAGAACTCCTCACAATCAGTGATCCAAAGGGTTTGTTTGCTCTGCGTTCCAGTATCACCCACTATCTGCAGTCAAGCCGAGGGGTTCACTGTGGTGCACACCAAATCATCATCAGCAGTGGTACGGAGTTCCTGATGCAACTGCTCATCCAGCTCCTGGATGAAAAGACTGTCTATGCTATTGAGAACCCCGGGTATGAGAAACTTACATTGTTGTTCAAGAGCAATCGCGTACAATATGTTTCACTGCCTTTGGATGAACAAGGTGTTGCTCCTGAAGCACTCTATGCCAGTGGAGCAGATGTACTCTCCATCACACCAAGCCATCAGTTCCCTACCGGTAGTATCATGCCGGTCACACGGCGACTGCAACTCTTGCAGTGGGCAAACGAAAAATCCGGACGATATATCTTGGAAGATGATTATGACAGTGAGTTTCGCTATAGCGGAAAACCAATCCCTTCCTTGCAAGGCCTCGATGGACAAGGCAAGGTCATCTACCTAGGAGCTTTCAGTAAATCACTCTCCCCAGCCCTGAGAATCAGCTACATGGTTCTTCCTGAGGCACTCATGGAGCGGTACGAAGCATATCTCAGCTTCTACTACTGTCCTGTTCCAATCATAGAACAGAAGATCCTGCATGCATTTCTCGAAAAGGGACATTTTGAACGGCACCTAAACAGGATGCGTAATCTTTATCGTCAAAAGCGGGAGATTCTGGTCTCCTGTATCAACAGCCTCCTCCCCTATGTAGAGATTGCCGGAGATTCAGCGGGATTGCACCTACTGTTGTACGTTCACAATGGAATGGATGAAAATACCCTGGTGAAGAGGGCTGGTAACCATCACGTAAAAATCTATGGGATCACCCGCTACTATTCAGAGCCTCCTCTACAGATAAAACAGACTACGCTCTTGATGGGATTTGCAACATTGGACCTAGAGGAAATACCAAAGGCGGTTTCACTTCTGAGGGAGGCATGGAGTGACTGA
- the pdxS gene encoding pyridoxal 5'-phosphate synthase lyase subunit PdxS, whose translation MSERNVLNKNLAQMLKGGVIMDVTSPEQARIAEDAGACAVMALERIPADIRAAGGVSRMSDPILIQKIQEAVSIPVMAKVRIGHIVEAQILEALEIDFIDESEVLSPADDLYHIDKQQFSVPFVCGARDLGEALRRISEGASMIRTKGEPGTGDIVQAVRHMRLIQQQMRKVQSMREDELFEEAKLLQVPYNLLRSVFESGKLPVVNFAAGGVATPSDAALMMQLGAEGVFVGSGIFKSGDPKRRANAIVKAVTNYQDPKMLAELSKNLGEAMIGINEQEIALLMAERGV comes from the coding sequence ATGAGTGAACGAAATGTATTGAACAAGAATCTTGCTCAGATGCTCAAGGGAGGGGTAATCATGGACGTTACCTCTCCAGAACAAGCCCGGATAGCCGAGGATGCAGGAGCTTGTGCCGTGATGGCATTGGAGAGAATCCCTGCTGATATTCGTGCAGCCGGGGGAGTCTCGCGTATGAGTGACCCAATCCTGATCCAAAAGATCCAGGAAGCGGTTTCCATCCCGGTTATGGCTAAGGTGCGCATAGGTCATATCGTTGAGGCACAGATTCTTGAAGCCTTGGAGATTGATTTTATTGATGAGAGTGAAGTCCTCTCCCCAGCCGATGACCTCTATCATATCGACAAACAACAATTCTCCGTACCTTTTGTCTGTGGAGCACGTGACTTGGGTGAAGCTCTTCGTAGGATAAGCGAGGGTGCGAGTATGATCAGGACCAAGGGAGAACCTGGGACAGGGGATATTGTCCAGGCTGTTCGGCATATGCGCTTGATTCAGCAACAGATGAGGAAGGTCCAATCCATGCGCGAGGATGAGCTGTTTGAGGAAGCAAAACTTCTTCAGGTTCCCTACAATCTATTGCGTAGTGTGTTTGAGAGTGGAAAGCTTCCAGTGGTCAACTTTGCAGCCGGTGGGGTAGCTACTCCCTCTGATGCTGCACTAATGATGCAGCTTGGTGCAGAAGGAGTATTTGTGGGTTCGGGAATCTTCAAGTCTGGAGATCCAAAGAGACGGGCAAATGCCATTGTGAAGGCCGTTACGAATTATCAGGATCCCAAGATGTTGGCTGAGCTCTCAAAGAATCTGGGAGAAGCCATGATTGGTATCAATGAACAGGAAATTGCACTGCTTATGGCTGAGCGTGGCGTATGA
- a CDS encoding bifunctional diguanylate cyclase/phosphodiesterase: MELVMMELFLLIVVVSIVVNQKGTSSLFNYQDVEVVSVASAYIGYLALAVLSHVHIRGLFPFSPAIARLVTILHIVSIPLLIFVWMNSIEKRLLSKRSYSLFSWVQGALLVLFSVASFVDLMLNRLYVFSWEQMIRGGWGIPLMLGLSTFFVFVELGTALVKWKLIEWHERAIMVLTALFLLFSLILFETFRQPYMLSLSSAFMLLLSFLSWQRKELLLDWLTRIPNNQAFQGALKHAIDSNSHKTILLLDIENFRLLNERYGEDGGDAILSSFADFLKTTYEQAGVFRIGGNRFVLMFPLLTHNELVREVNIIKEKTAKGCSIGEMQVSFHVNIAIVEIPLQKNTVDEVLDSLSFTMTEVKEKRRQPVIIFNQKLTGVRQRRLDILSILRKALMEQDMIQVYFQPIMDVDDNKPVAAEALMRLQDERMGIISPGEFIPLAEQAGLISMYTEIMLQKVCAFLIEHPSIQERLSHVSINIVAEDLAVGDIACKLLDILSQKGIDAKKIGFEVTESMVLSSNPIVAKSWQALQDMGVRFFLDDFGTGYANLESLVNLPFDVVKIDRSVVSNTTNSYELLSLIAGMLQRLGKEVIAEGVETLEQLEMVKSNRISYVQGYHFSRPLPPGEFLSWLEASSAD; this comes from the coding sequence ATGGAACTTGTAATGATGGAGTTGTTCTTGCTTATTGTAGTTGTTTCCATCGTAGTTAACCAGAAAGGCACCTCTTCACTGTTCAATTACCAAGATGTGGAGGTTGTTAGTGTAGCAAGTGCTTACATTGGGTATTTGGCTCTTGCAGTGCTCAGCCATGTGCATATACGTGGTCTTTTCCCATTTTCTCCAGCCATTGCGCGTTTGGTAACAATTCTCCATATTGTTTCTATTCCACTGTTGATATTCGTTTGGATGAACAGTATTGAGAAACGGCTTCTTTCAAAAAGAAGCTATTCATTGTTCTCTTGGGTACAGGGGGCGTTGCTTGTGCTTTTCTCAGTTGCGTCCTTTGTTGACTTAATGCTTAACCGACTCTATGTATTTTCTTGGGAGCAGATGATTCGTGGCGGATGGGGAATTCCTCTCATGCTTGGTCTGAGTACCTTTTTTGTGTTTGTGGAGCTTGGTACTGCATTGGTCAAGTGGAAGTTGATCGAGTGGCATGAACGGGCCATTATGGTACTCACTGCACTGTTCCTGTTGTTCTCTTTGATTTTGTTTGAGACATTCAGACAACCCTATATGCTCTCCCTCAGCAGTGCCTTCATGTTGTTGCTCAGCTTTCTCTCTTGGCAGAGGAAGGAGTTGTTGTTGGATTGGTTGACCAGGATCCCAAACAATCAAGCATTTCAGGGAGCTCTCAAACATGCCATTGATAGCAACAGCCACAAGACCATCCTTTTGTTGGATATCGAGAACTTTCGCCTGCTCAACGAACGTTATGGAGAGGATGGTGGCGATGCAATCCTGTCCTCCTTTGCTGATTTCCTGAAAACCACCTATGAGCAAGCTGGTGTGTTCCGTATTGGGGGAAACAGGTTTGTTCTGATGTTTCCTTTGTTGACACATAATGAGTTAGTCAGGGAAGTTAATATAATCAAGGAGAAGACTGCAAAGGGGTGTTCCATTGGGGAGATGCAAGTCTCTTTTCATGTGAATATCGCGATTGTGGAAATTCCCTTGCAGAAGAATACGGTTGATGAGGTTCTTGATTCTCTCTCCTTTACCATGACAGAGGTCAAGGAAAAGCGGAGGCAGCCGGTCATCATCTTCAACCAGAAGCTCACCGGGGTACGCCAGAGAAGACTCGATATCCTCTCGATTCTAAGAAAAGCTTTGATGGAGCAAGACATGATACAGGTCTACTTCCAGCCAATCATGGATGTAGATGACAACAAACCAGTTGCTGCAGAAGCCTTGATGCGGCTGCAGGATGAACGGATGGGGATTATTTCACCCGGGGAGTTCATTCCCCTTGCTGAACAAGCCGGTCTGATTAGCATGTATACGGAGATCATGCTGCAGAAAGTATGTGCCTTCCTTATAGAACATCCCAGTATCCAGGAGCGATTGAGCCATGTTTCAATCAACATCGTTGCTGAGGATCTTGCAGTAGGAGATATTGCTTGTAAGTTGCTGGATATTTTAAGCCAGAAGGGAATTGATGCAAAGAAGATAGGGTTTGAAGTAACAGAGTCCATGGTGCTTTCAAGCAATCCGATTGTGGCTAAGTCATGGCAAGCACTACAAGACATGGGTGTCCGATTTTTCCTGGATGATTTTGGAACCGGCTATGCCAACCTTGAGTCATTGGTCAACCTCCCCTTTGATGTGGTGAAGATTGACCGAAGTGTCGTATCGAATACCACAAACAGCTATGAGTTGCTTTCCCTTATCGCAGGAATGCTGCAACGTCTCGGAAAAGAAGTCATTGCTGAAGGAGTAGAGACCCTCGAACAGCTGGAGATGGTGAAAAGCAACAGAATCTCCTATGTACAAGGGTACCATTTCTCAAGACCACTTCCTCCAGGGGAGTTCCTCTCCTGGTTGGAGGCAAGCTCAGCTGACTAG
- a CDS encoding carbohydrate ABC transporter permease — translation MKKSMTFGKILAYMLMITFTLLTVVPLLWMILSSFKPHALIVRQPLAPPFTFYTENFILSWVQGHLGIYFLNSIVYSLSATFVTVMLAMSSGYALSKFHYRSGKVIYGLYTLGLLITVHSVIVPLFIMETKLGISNTRLGVILPYIAFGLPFQVFLATTYVKGIPDSMQESAIIDGATFLEIFVKIIIPVATPILSTMFIYTFLGNWNEFVLVLTLTSDMLIRSLPVGINSFAGGMSRDYGLQFAALVIGTVPMIIFYMIFKDKIAQGFAAGSLKE, via the coding sequence ATGAAAAAATCAATGACCTTTGGAAAAATCCTAGCATATATGCTCATGATTACCTTCACGTTGCTGACGGTGGTACCTCTTTTGTGGATGATTCTTAGCTCATTCAAACCGCACGCCTTGATTGTTCGCCAGCCTTTGGCTCCACCGTTCACATTCTATACAGAGAATTTCATTCTTTCTTGGGTACAAGGCCACCTGGGAATTTATTTCCTCAACAGTATTGTGTACTCCCTGAGCGCAACCTTTGTAACGGTGATGCTTGCTATGAGTAGCGGCTATGCGCTTTCAAAATTTCACTATCGCTCTGGCAAGGTTATCTATGGGCTCTACACCCTTGGCTTGCTTATTACGGTACATTCAGTCATCGTCCCTCTCTTTATTATGGAAACCAAGTTGGGGATTTCCAATACACGGTTGGGAGTCATACTGCCTTATATTGCCTTTGGGCTTCCTTTTCAGGTTTTTCTTGCAACCACCTACGTGAAAGGTATCCCGGACTCAATGCAGGAGTCAGCCATCATTGATGGGGCAACCTTCTTGGAAATTTTTGTGAAAATTATCATCCCCGTGGCGACACCTATTCTGTCGACCATGTTTATCTACACGTTTTTAGGAAACTGGAATGAATTCGTTCTGGTACTGACCCTTACCAGCGATATGCTGATCCGTTCCCTCCCTGTTGGAATCAATAGCTTTGCAGGGGGGATGAGTCGGGATTATGGGTTGCAATTTGCCGCGTTGGTTATTGGTACTGTACCTATGATCATCTTTTACATGATTTTCAAAGATAAGATTGCCCAGGGTTTCGCTGCTGGGTCCTTAAAGGAATAG
- a CDS encoding metalloregulator ArsR/SmtB family transcription factor: MNEYDAAQFEDTAKRFKTLGHPMRLAIIEALFSRSYCVCELAELLGMHKSVTSKHLSALKQVGIIDMKREGTRVNCILTMPCALEMMHCSIKPPNIGKE; the protein is encoded by the coding sequence ATGAACGAATATGATGCTGCACAGTTTGAAGATACTGCAAAACGTTTCAAGACGCTTGGGCACCCCATGCGGCTTGCTATTATTGAGGCGCTCTTTTCTCGCTCCTACTGTGTCTGTGAACTTGCGGAACTACTTGGCATGCACAAATCAGTTACTTCAAAACACCTCTCAGCATTAAAGCAAGTGGGAATCATCGACATGAAAAGAGAAGGAACCAGGGTCAATTGCATATTGACCATGCCTTGCGCTCTGGAGATGATGCACTGCTCAATCAAACCACCAAATATAGGAAAGGAATAA
- a CDS encoding permease, producing MAMKQLTPNKKLMIIAGIFMAIFLTPFTHPRVVGAIQEAFLMLSDYAHEHVLLCVVPAMFIAGAVVVFLNQQAVMKYLGPKAKKLVAYSVASVSGAILAVCSCTVLPLFKGIYKKGAGLGPAVSFLYSGPSINILAIILSYKVFGWKMGLTRMIVAIVFAFVIGLLMHMIFRKEDEKRLADERLFKDMGGPDARSLPQMTLYMVSMIGILVFLNWAPSQGSSTLWDFIYESKYWITGVFALMLAYSLIRWFTKDEMKEWGGATRDFALQILPLLFGGVLVAGFLLGRPGQEALIPTAWVASLVGGNSLFANFFAAISGAFMYFATLTEIPIVQGLLGAGMGQGPALALLLAGPSLSLPSMLVIGGELGFKKTAVYIALVVFFSTIAGFVFGMVA from the coding sequence ATGGCGATGAAGCAACTTACTCCTAACAAGAAACTTATGATTATAGCTGGGATTTTCATGGCAATCTTTCTTACTCCCTTCACCCATCCGCGTGTAGTGGGGGCAATCCAGGAAGCGTTCCTCATGCTCTCTGATTATGCACATGAGCATGTACTGCTCTGTGTGGTTCCGGCAATGTTCATTGCAGGGGCGGTTGTGGTATTTCTCAACCAACAGGCAGTAATGAAATATCTCGGTCCTAAGGCAAAGAAACTGGTGGCGTATTCAGTTGCTTCTGTCTCAGGGGCGATCCTGGCAGTGTGTTCCTGTACGGTATTGCCTCTTTTCAAGGGTATCTACAAGAAGGGTGCAGGACTTGGTCCTGCAGTATCCTTCCTCTATAGTGGCCCCTCGATCAATATTTTGGCGATTATCCTCTCCTACAAGGTCTTTGGATGGAAGATGGGATTGACCAGAATGATTGTAGCCATCGTCTTTGCCTTCGTGATCGGATTGCTCATGCATATGATCTTCCGCAAGGAGGACGAGAAACGTCTTGCTGACGAGCGCCTGTTCAAGGATATGGGGGGCCCTGATGCACGTTCCCTTCCCCAGATGACTCTCTACATGGTTTCCATGATCGGTATCCTGGTCTTTCTGAACTGGGCACCAAGCCAGGGTTCAAGTACCCTTTGGGATTTCATCTATGAGTCCAAGTATTGGATTACCGGGGTGTTTGCCTTGATGTTGGCATACTCCCTGATCAGATGGTTCACCAAGGATGAGATGAAAGAGTGGGGCGGAGCAACCAGGGACTTCGCACTTCAGATTCTTCCCTTGCTTTTTGGTGGCGTGTTGGTTGCAGGATTCCTGCTGGGAAGACCTGGCCAGGAAGCACTCATACCAACGGCATGGGTTGCATCATTGGTAGGAGGGAATTCTCTCTTTGCTAACTTCTTTGCAGCCATTTCAGGGGCATTCATGTACTTTGCAACCCTCACTGAGATTCCCATTGTACAAGGATTATTGGGAGCAGGAATGGGCCAAGGGCCCGCTTTGGCTTTATTGCTTGCCGGTCCTAGTCTCTCCCTTCCATCCATGCTGGTGATCGGCGGTGAACTGGGCTTTAAGAAGACTGCGGTCTACATTGCTCTGGTGGTGTTCTTTTCTACCATAGCAGGATTTGTCTTTGGTATGGTAGCTTAG
- the pdxT gene encoding pyridoxal 5'-phosphate synthase glutaminase subunit PdxT, which produces MRVGVLALQGGFAVHVHALNKLGIPSLEIRSPQDVQTSLDALILPGGESTVMGRLIRELDLYYPLLDLIAQGLPVWGTCAGMILLASELEGGADTHLALMPITVQRNAFGRQLGSFSSLGMFEGIGEIPMTFIRAPVILKADKNVHKLAEYDGFSVAARYDTMLVTAFHPELTNDTRVLQYFLGMTGCRH; this is translated from the coding sequence ATGAGAGTAGGTGTCTTAGCACTGCAAGGAGGATTTGCAGTGCATGTTCACGCTTTGAACAAGCTGGGGATCCCTTCCCTTGAAATCCGTAGCCCTCAGGATGTTCAAACTTCGCTTGATGCCTTGATCCTGCCTGGTGGGGAGAGCACAGTCATGGGTAGACTGATCAGGGAGCTTGACCTCTATTACCCCCTATTGGATTTGATCGCTCAGGGATTGCCGGTATGGGGGACCTGTGCCGGCATGATACTGCTTGCGAGTGAATTGGAAGGAGGGGCAGATACCCATCTAGCGCTCATGCCCATCACGGTCCAGAGAAATGCATTCGGTCGGCAGCTTGGGAGTTTTTCCTCCCTTGGCATGTTTGAGGGTATTGGCGAAATACCCATGACGTTTATCCGAGCCCCAGTTATTCTGAAGGCAGACAAGAATGTACACAAGTTAGCAGAGTATGATGGCTTCAGCGTTGCAGCAAGATATGATACGATGCTGGTGACTGCCTTTCATCCGGAGTTGACGAATGATACTCGGGTCCTCCAGTATTTTCTGGGGATGACAGGCTGCAGACACTAA
- a CDS encoding arsenate reductase ArsC, protein MAKERIMFVCIHNSARSQMCEAFVKHYASDRFEAHSSGIEAGKLNPLVVQAMEEIGISMEGHYAKPAQEYIDRDEAFDYVVTVCDESNAERCPMFPGKSERMHWGFPDPSAITGSDEEKLEGIRPIRDAIHTRITDWLASC, encoded by the coding sequence ATGGCTAAAGAACGAATCATGTTTGTCTGTATCCATAACTCAGCAAGAAGTCAGATGTGTGAGGCTTTCGTAAAACACTATGCGAGTGACCGCTTTGAGGCACATAGCAGCGGGATAGAAGCCGGAAAACTGAACCCCTTGGTTGTTCAGGCCATGGAAGAGATTGGTATCTCCATGGAAGGCCATTATGCGAAACCTGCCCAGGAGTATATCGACAGAGATGAAGCATTCGACTATGTAGTGACAGTCTGTGATGAGAGCAACGCTGAACGCTGTCCCATGTTCCCAGGCAAGAGTGAACGCATGCATTGGGGGTTCCCCGACCCAAGTGCCATAACCGGTAGTGATGAGGAAAAACTGGAAGGGATCAGGCCAATCCGCGATGCAATCCACACCCGCATCACCGACTGGCTCGCTTCCTGCTAG
- a CDS encoding beta-N-acetylhexosaminidase, whose translation MNYQKSLLPYPSDGIMLLKGSFVFSKVLTLGFQDSCFPEHAQFLQEYLETVLGMEIILSAGSDNPDLLITKRKELLGEEEYVLQVEPQGCRLSSTSWKGIFTGLQTFIQLVNSNRTLQCCRITDSPALSWRGLMLDVARSFCPLEELLGIIDAMALYKLNVLHWHISDDQGWRFPVDGYPDLVSEDRGYYSRDDINYVVSYAEKRNIMVVPEVDMPGHMLAALSAYPKLSCTGGPFVIPTGEGIFQDILCVGKADTIAFARKVVDTLCSLFPSPYIHLGGDEIPLDRWATCPDCQHRMQELGYKDEKALLGWFSNEIAAYAREKGKSTILWSDYVDASYDPSIITQVWNPLLGKHKRIHSNHQVIKSDYFHSYLDMSYALVPLSRVYRYGKSVQKDRKQNTKVLGAELLLWTEYLNTRGKRESHLYPRLLAGAESFWTKDSKLSYTRFKRILTHDIQLVSDNQNNVNKPSIWDPPLLEQIKARRARKKRVTANSKEAGILL comes from the coding sequence ATGAATTATCAGAAATCTCTTCTTCCCTATCCATCAGACGGAATAATGCTCCTGAAAGGAAGCTTTGTTTTCTCGAAAGTTCTTACACTTGGATTTCAGGATTCTTGTTTCCCAGAGCATGCACAATTTCTGCAGGAATATTTGGAAACGGTCCTAGGGATGGAAATAATCCTTTCTGCTGGGTCGGATAATCCAGACTTGCTTATCACCAAGAGGAAAGAGCTACTTGGAGAGGAAGAATACGTTCTACAGGTAGAACCTCAGGGGTGTAGGTTGTCCTCTACTTCATGGAAGGGAATCTTCACTGGTCTCCAGACATTTATTCAACTGGTAAATTCCAATAGAACACTACAGTGCTGTAGGATTACTGATTCTCCAGCTCTCTCCTGGAGGGGCCTCATGTTGGATGTTGCCCGATCTTTTTGTCCACTGGAAGAGTTGCTGGGAATTATTGATGCCATGGCCCTGTATAAATTGAATGTTCTACACTGGCATATAAGTGATGATCAAGGGTGGAGATTCCCTGTGGATGGCTATCCTGATTTGGTGAGTGAAGATCGGGGATACTATTCAAGAGACGATATCAACTACGTCGTTTCGTATGCAGAGAAAAGAAATATCATGGTAGTTCCTGAGGTTGATATGCCAGGGCACATGCTTGCTGCCCTCAGTGCATATCCAAAGCTGAGTTGCACCGGGGGGCCTTTTGTAATTCCAACAGGAGAGGGAATATTTCAGGATATTCTTTGTGTAGGAAAGGCAGATACCATCGCTTTTGCAAGAAAGGTGGTGGACACACTCTGTTCACTTTTTCCTTCACCCTATATTCATCTAGGGGGGGATGAAATCCCATTGGATCGATGGGCAACCTGCCCTGATTGCCAACATCGTATGCAGGAATTGGGATATAAGGATGAGAAAGCATTGCTTGGGTGGTTCAGCAATGAGATTGCTGCCTATGCAAGGGAGAAAGGCAAATCCACAATCCTTTGGAGTGATTATGTTGATGCTTCGTATGATCCCTCAATAATTACACAAGTTTGGAATCCTCTTCTTGGCAAACATAAGAGAATCCATAGCAACCATCAGGTAATTAAGAGTGATTACTTCCATTCCTATCTTGATATGTCCTACGCTTTAGTCCCTCTCTCCAGAGTGTATCGATACGGCAAAAGTGTACAGAAGGATAGGAAACAGAATACAAAGGTATTAGGTGCGGAATTGTTGCTCTGGACAGAGTACCTGAATACGCGGGGAAAGCGAGAATCTCACCTTTACCCGCGGCTTTTGGCGGGTGCAGAGTCATTCTGGACGAAAGATTCCAAGCTCAGCTATACCCGATTCAAACGAATTCTTACACATGACATACAGCTGGTCTCAGATAATCAGAACAACGTGAATAAACCCTCTATTTGGGATCCTCCACTTCTGGAGCAAATCAAGGCACGGAGAGCAAGAAAAAAACGGGTCACAGCAAACAGCAAGGAAGCTGGGATCTTGTTGTAG
- a CDS encoding thioredoxin family protein, which translates to MIIQILGTGCPKCKTLEANAVKAVEEGNIAATIVKVTDLDEIMDMGVMMTPALAIDGDVKSMGKVLNKDQVLSLIKESL; encoded by the coding sequence ATGATTATTCAGATACTCGGGACAGGATGTCCCAAATGCAAGACATTGGAAGCAAATGCTGTCAAAGCAGTCGAAGAGGGAAACATCGCTGCAACAATCGTGAAGGTTACTGACCTCGACGAAATCATGGATATGGGTGTCATGATGACCCCCGCCCTCGCAATTGATGGCGATGTGAAAAGCATGGGAAAGGTGCTGAACAAAGATCAGGTGCTTTCATTGATCAAGGAGAGCTTGTAA
- a CDS encoding rod shape-determining protein gives MKEKTNLSVGVDLGTSNLLIYVEGQGTLFNEPSIIAIDKATGNVVSVGYEAAKLVGKTHNKVEVARPLQGGVISDIQLIREILLFTLDKIFLSNLESISRLLICIPSEITNTEKEAIVELGHGLGIQNTEIEQEIKAGALGSGVDIFAPRGHMVIDIGGGTTDFGILSLGEVVLSKSIKIAGDYFDKQIIDYVKTSHKLEIGNQTAERIKIELASLTGPFPVDEDGAPVVTEAMGRDLVTGLPRQILLHPEEIREVLLNCFDPIKSILLATLEETPPELAGDLVDSGILLTGGCSQIPGIKDYFTDIAQIPVYLSEVPLSAVIDGCKKMLKMTNRHFYSEL, from the coding sequence ATGAAGGAAAAAACAAATTTATCAGTGGGTGTCGATTTAGGTACCTCGAACCTTCTCATTTATGTTGAAGGGCAAGGTACACTTTTCAATGAACCTTCGATCATTGCAATTGACAAGGCAACTGGTAACGTCGTCTCAGTTGGGTATGAAGCAGCAAAACTGGTTGGGAAGACCCATAACAAGGTTGAGGTAGCCAGGCCACTACAGGGAGGAGTAATTTCTGATATTCAACTGATTCGAGAAATTCTCCTATTCACATTGGACAAGATATTCCTTTCGAACCTTGAGTCGATCAGCAGACTCTTGATCTGTATTCCTTCGGAAATAACCAATACAGAGAAAGAGGCAATTGTTGAGCTTGGTCATGGACTTGGAATCCAGAATACAGAAATTGAACAAGAGATAAAGGCCGGTGCTCTTGGTTCTGGTGTAGACATCTTTGCACCAAGAGGACACATGGTGATCGATATTGGCGGTGGTACGACCGATTTTGGAATCCTTTCACTTGGTGAAGTAGTACTTTCCAAATCAATCAAGATTGCCGGAGATTATTTTGACAAGCAGATCATCGACTATGTAAAAACCAGTCATAAGCTGGAGATCGGAAATCAAACTGCAGAAAGAATCAAGATTGAACTTGCTTCCCTCACTGGACCGTTCCCTGTAGATGAAGATGGAGCTCCTGTTGTGACTGAGGCTATGGGCCGTGATTTGGTCACTGGTCTTCCGCGACAGATTCTCCTCCATCCTGAAGAAATCAGGGAAGTGCTTCTCAATTGCTTTGATCCTATTAAGTCCATCTTGCTGGCGACTCTGGAAGAGACACCTCCAGAGCTGGCTGGGGATTTGGTTGATTCTGGGATTCTGTTGACAGGTGGTTGCTCACAGATTCCTGGTATCAAGGACTATTTCACCGATATTGCCCAGATTCCGGTGTACCTCTCTGAGGTGCCTCTCTCTGCGGTAATTGATGGATGCAAGAAGATGCTCAAAATGACAAATCGGCATTTTTATAGTGAACTATAG